From a single Lolium rigidum isolate FL_2022 chromosome 7, APGP_CSIRO_Lrig_0.1, whole genome shotgun sequence genomic region:
- the LOC124678962 gene encoding FCS-Like Zinc finger 2-like gives MAASLACSFFFDAEPLVEPGMPAQDACALCTKQLARDSDVFMYRGDTPFCSEDCRDHQMRLDARQAAKSAARRQKQFSSSATASGRGHRESREVPVAS, from the coding sequence ATGGCGGCGTCTCTCGCCTGCTCCTTCTTCTTCGACGCGGAGCCACTCGTCGAGCCCGGCATGCCCGCGCAGGACGCCTGCGCGCTCTGCACCAAGCAGCTCGCACGCGACAGCGACGTGTTCATGTACAGAGGGGACACGCCCTTCTGCAGCGAAGACTGCCGCGACCACCAGATGCGCCTCGACGCCAGGCAGGCGGCCAAGTCCGCCGCCCGGAGGCAGAAGCAGTTCTCGTCGTCGGCAACGGCGTCCGGGCGCGGGCACCGGGAGTCCAGGGAGGTGCCCGTCGCCAGCTAG
- the LOC124669614 gene encoding FCS-Like Zinc finger 2-like, whose amino-acid sequence MAASVSCPCSFFFEAEPVGEPGMPAQDACALCAKQLARDSDVFMYRGDTPFCSEDCRHHQMRLDARQAAKAATRRQFSSATASARGHREESREVPVAS is encoded by the coding sequence ATGGCGGCGTCGGTATCCTGCCCCTGCTCCTTCTTCTTCGAAGCCGAGCCGGTCGGCGAACCCGGCATGCCCGCGCAGGACGCGTGCGCGCTCTGCGCCAAGCAGCTCGCCCGCGACAGCGACGTCTTCATGTACAGAGGGGACACGCCCTTCTGCAGCGAGGACTGCCGCCACCACCAGATGCGCCTCGACGCCAGGCAGGCGGCCAAGGCTGCCACCCGGAGGCAGTTCTCGTCGGCGACGGCGTCTGCGCGAGGGCATCGGGAGGAGTCCAGGGAGGTGCCCGTCGCGAGCTAA
- the LOC124669422 gene encoding FCS-Like Zinc finger 17-like, producing the protein MAASVACSFFFFDAEPVGEPGMPAQDACALCAKQLARDSDVFMYRGDTPFCSEDCRHHQMRLDARQAAKAATRRQFSSATASARGHREESREVSVAS; encoded by the coding sequence ATGGCGGCGTCCGTGGcctgctccttcttcttcttcgacgccgAGCCGGTCGGCGAGCCCGGCATGCCCGCGCAGGACGCGTGCGCGCTCTGCGCCAAGCAGCTCGCGCGCGACAGCGACGTCTTCATGTACAGAGGGGACACGCCCTTCTGCAGCGAAGACTGCCGCCACCACCAGATGCGGCTCGACGCCAGGCAGGCGGCCAAGGCTGCCACACGGAGGCAGTTCTCGTCGGCGACGGCGTCTGCGCGAGGGCACCGAGAGGAGTCCAGGGAGGTGTCCGTCGCGAGCTAA